The Salvia miltiorrhiza cultivar Shanhuang (shh) chromosome 1, IMPLAD_Smil_shh, whole genome shotgun sequence genome has a window encoding:
- the LOC130989754 gene encoding ALBINO3-like protein 3, mitochondrial isoform X2 — MRLSTITKFRRARPPAAALRRFLCYYSSSYSSHSLINSSDHHHRDGRRNYSPRRSSVLYWHSSLDCSSSPRRFSAQSGAFEPGERFLPVQTLIYLLDSYHDVTGLPWWVVISTSTLAMRLALFPISVVQLKKMRRLGMLLPRLPRPFPPPQSRRSYRDQFALFLKEKKAARCPSLFWFISSFTFQLPCFFLWIATIRRMCSDHHPGFDSGGILWFQNLTVYPHGVLGLILPFCIAGLHFTNVQLSFARSPLQHLPDSLGSLAKGCLVYWLSNSTLTLIQQSCLRNPTLLNYLGAPKVSAPVEALTVKKNDSAGVADIVLMTKEGEVHAQTLSPVELVNYSIKVLSAGRKDTAIMCLRIALGKDPGFVRAMLIMGQTLIQNKQLGEATECLETAVSKLLVDGYPTEAEDVDLLILSSQWAGIANVQQGKMEKGLVHLERIAQLKEPEDSKSKAHYYDGLLVLSSALANVDREDEALKYLQMAAAYDPSYSVYIEHLKNDSKKLSSDPSNSGK, encoded by the exons ATGCGACTCTCGACCATAACTAAATTCCGCCGCGCTCGgccgccggcggcggcgctccgcCGCTTCTTGTGCTACTACTCTTCCTCTTACTCTTCGCATTCGCTGATTAATAGCTCAGACCACCACCACCGTGACGGTCGGCGTAATTACAGTCCTCGACGATCGTCGGTGCTATACTGGCACTCATCTCTCGATTGCAGTTCCTCTCCTCGACGATTCTCAGCTCAGTCCGGCGCCTTTGAACCGGGCGAGCGGTTTCTTCCGGTTCAAACGCTCATCTACTTACTCGATTCTTATCACGATGTTACTGGCTTGCCCTG GTGGGTAGTGATCTCAACATCTACCTTGGCAATGAGACTTGCATTGTTTCCTATAAGTGTGGTGCAACTTAAAAAAATGAGGAGGTTAGGAATGCTGCTACCTAGAT TACCTCGACCATTTCCACCGCCTCAGTCAAGACGAAGTTACAGGGACCAATTCGCCCTTTTCTTGAAGGAGAAGAAGGCAGCTAGGTGTCCTTCATTGTTTTGGTTCATCTCATCATTTACTTTCCAG TTGCCTTGCTTTTTCTTGTGGATTGCTACTATCAGGAGAATGTGCTCGGATCATCACCCTGGTTTTGATAGT GGAGGTATTTTATGGTTCCAGAACTTGACTGTATATCCACACGGTGTGTTGGGACTTATTCTCCCATTCTGCATTGCAGGCTTGCATTTCACTAATGTTCAG TTGTCCTTTGCGAGGTCACCACTTCAGCATTTACCAGATTCCTTAGGATCCTTAGCAAAG GGCTGCTTAGTTTATTGGCTTTCAAATAGTACATTGACCTTGATACAG CAATCATGCCTTCGCAATCCCACTTTACTCAATTATTTGGGGGCTCCTAAAGTGAGTGCTCCAGTAGAAGCACTGActgttaaaaaaaatgacaGTGCCGGAGTAGCAGATATCGTTTTAATGACTAAGGAAGGAGAAGTACATGCCCAAACCTTATCACCTGTCGAACTGGTCAAT TACTCAATCAAAGTTTTATCTGCTGGCCGCAAAGATACTGCAATCATGTGTCTAAG AATTGCCCTTGGAAAGGACCCTGGGTTTGTCAGAGCCATGCTTATTATGGGGCAGACACTGATACAGAACAAACAACTCGGTGAGGCTACTGAGTGCTTAGAAACTGCAGTTTCAAAG CTCCTTGTTGATGGCTATCCTACAGAAGCTGAAGATGTCGATCTATTGATTCTTTCGTCTCAATGGGCGGGTATTGCTAATGTGCAGCAG GGGAAGATGGAAAAGGGTCTTGTGCACCTAGAAAGAATAGCTCAACTCAAAGAACCCGAGGATTCAAAGAGCAAGGCCCACTACTACGACGGTTTACTCGTTCTTTCAAG TGCTCTAGCGAATGTAGACCGCGAAGACGAGGCGCTGAAGTACTTGCAGATGGCTGCTGCATATGACCCTTCTTACAGTGTGTACATTGAGCATTTGAAAAATGATTCGAAGAAGCTTAGCAGCGATCCATCTAACAGCGGCAAgtag
- the LOC130989738 gene encoding ALBINO3-like protein 2, chloroplastic isoform X2 encodes MRLSTITKFRRARPAAAERRHFLCYYSSSYSSHSLINSSHHHHRDDRRNYSPRRSSVLYWHSSLDCSSSPRRFSAQSGAFEPGERFLPVQTLIYLLDSYHDVTGLPWWIIICSSTVAMRLAIFPLIVLQLKKLRMIGELLPKLPPPIPPPLSGRSFRDQFALFWMEKEAARCPSVLWFFSSVAVQVPCFFLWLMTIRKMSLDHHPGFDMGGILWSLNLTEYPHGALGPIFPLCIAGLHFANVQLSLRNSSLQHVPGTLKLLAKIYKVYLQLLTLPILIATFYVPQGSLIYWFTNSTFSLIQLLCLHNPNVREYLGLSEMNASAVSPTVIQREHSSLAAYTVIRTKEGEMSAETLSPEDLVSLSIQVLSGGQKDGAIALLRVALDKDPGHVRAWLIMGQTLLQKEHYAEAAECLDKAISMLLVAGNPTGVEEVDLLILSSQWAGTANMLQGKTEEGLVHLERIAQMKEPQDSKSKAHYYDGLIILSSALVSVNRRAEAFKYLHKAAAYNPAFYGYIEQLEAEVRGFASDLSNSNRYL; translated from the exons ATGCGACTCTCGACCATAACTAAATTCCGCCGCGCTcggccggcggcggcggagcgCCGCCACTTCTTGTGCTACTACTCTTCCTCTTACTCTTCGCATTCGCTGATTAATAGCTCACACCACCACCACCGTGACGATCGGCGTAATTACAGTCCTCGACGATCGTCGGTGCTATACTGGCACTCATCTCTCGATTGCAGTTCCTCTCCTCGACGATTCTCAGCTCAGTCCGGCGCCTTTGAACCGGGCGAGCGGTTTCTTCCGGTTCAAACGCTCATCTACTTGCTCGATTCTTATCACGATGTTACTGGCTTGCCCTG GTGGATCATAATCTGTTCATCTACTGTGGCTATGAGGCTTGCAATATTTCCTTTGATTGTGTTGCAACTTAAAAAATTGAGGATGATAGGAGAGCTGCTGCCTAAAT TACCTCCGCCTATTCCACCACCTCTGTCAGGACGAAGTTTCAGAGACCAATTTGCCCTTTTCTGGATGGAAAAGGAGGCAGCTCGGTGCCCTTCAGTGCTTTGGTTCTTCTCCTCGGTTGCTGTTCAG GTGCCTTGCTTTTTCTTGTGGCTCATGACTATTCGTAAAATGTCACTGGATCATCACCCTGGTTTCGATATG GGGGGGATATTATGGTCATTGAACTTGACTGAATATCCACATGGAGCATTGGGGCCTATTTTCCCTCTGTGCATTGCAGGCTTGCATTTCGCTAATGTTCAG CTGTCTCTTCGAAATTCATCACTTCAACACGTTCCAGGCACCTTAAAATTATTAGCAAAG ATATACAAGGTTTATTTGCAACTGCTGACACTGCCTATATTGATTGCTACTTTCTATGTTCCCCAG GGATCCTTAATATATTGGTTTACCAATAGTACATTCAGTCTCATACAG CTATTATGTCTCCACAATCCTAATGTTCGCGAGTATTTGGGGCTTTCTGAAATGAATGCTTCAGCGGTATCTCCAACTGTCATTCAAAGAGAACACAGCTCTTTAGCAGCATATACAGTTATACGGACCAAAGAGGGAGAAATGTCTGCAGAAACCCTATCACCTGAAGACTTAGTTTCC CTTTCGATCCAAGTCTTAAGTGGTGGCCAAAAAGATGGTGCAATTGCATTACTTAG AGTTGCGCTCGACAAGGATCCTGGGCATGTAAGAGCTTGGCTTATTATGGGGCAAACGCTGTTACAAAAAGAACATTATGCTGAAGCTGCTGAGTGCCTAGACAAGGCTATTTCAATG CTACTTGTCGCCGGGAATCCTACAGGAGTTGAAGAAGTTGATCTTTTGATTCTTTCGTCTCAATGGGCGGGTACTGCAAACATGCTTCAG GGAAAGACAGAAGAGGGTCTTGTGCACCTAGAAAGAATAGCTCAGATGAAAGAGCCCCAAGATTCAAAGAGCAAAGCCCACTACTACGACGGTTTAATCATCCTCTCAAG CGCTTTAGTGAGTGTGAACCGCAGAGCTGAGGCGTTCAAGTACTTGCACAAGGCTGCTGCTTACAATCCTGCCTTCTATGGGTATATCGAACAATTGGAAGCCGAAGTAAGGGGGTTCGCCAGCGATCTATCTAACAGCAACAGATATCTATAA
- the LOC130989754 gene encoding ALBINO3-like protein 2, chloroplastic isoform X1, whose amino-acid sequence MRLSTITKFRRARPPAAALRRFLCYYSSSYSSHSLINSSDHHHRDGRRNYSPRRSSVLYWHSSLDCSSSPRRFSAQSGAFEPGERFLPVQTLIYLLDSYHDVTGLPWWVVISTSTLAMRLALFPISVVQLKKMRRLGMLLPRLPRPFPPPQSRRSYRDQFALFLKEKKAARCPSLFWFISSFTFQLPCFFLWIATIRRMCSDHHPGFDSGGILWFQNLTVYPHGVLGLILPFCIAGLHFTNVQLSFARSPLQHLPDSLGSLAKGYKSYLLILILPILLTTFNVPQGCLVYWLSNSTLTLIQQSCLRNPTLLNYLGAPKVSAPVEALTVKKNDSAGVADIVLMTKEGEVHAQTLSPVELVNYSIKVLSAGRKDTAIMCLRIALGKDPGFVRAMLIMGQTLIQNKQLGEATECLETAVSKLLVDGYPTEAEDVDLLILSSQWAGIANVQQGKMEKGLVHLERIAQLKEPEDSKSKAHYYDGLLVLSSALANVDREDEALKYLQMAAAYDPSYSVYIEHLKNDSKKLSSDPSNSGK is encoded by the exons ATGCGACTCTCGACCATAACTAAATTCCGCCGCGCTCGgccgccggcggcggcgctccgcCGCTTCTTGTGCTACTACTCTTCCTCTTACTCTTCGCATTCGCTGATTAATAGCTCAGACCACCACCACCGTGACGGTCGGCGTAATTACAGTCCTCGACGATCGTCGGTGCTATACTGGCACTCATCTCTCGATTGCAGTTCCTCTCCTCGACGATTCTCAGCTCAGTCCGGCGCCTTTGAACCGGGCGAGCGGTTTCTTCCGGTTCAAACGCTCATCTACTTACTCGATTCTTATCACGATGTTACTGGCTTGCCCTG GTGGGTAGTGATCTCAACATCTACCTTGGCAATGAGACTTGCATTGTTTCCTATAAGTGTGGTGCAACTTAAAAAAATGAGGAGGTTAGGAATGCTGCTACCTAGAT TACCTCGACCATTTCCACCGCCTCAGTCAAGACGAAGTTACAGGGACCAATTCGCCCTTTTCTTGAAGGAGAAGAAGGCAGCTAGGTGTCCTTCATTGTTTTGGTTCATCTCATCATTTACTTTCCAG TTGCCTTGCTTTTTCTTGTGGATTGCTACTATCAGGAGAATGTGCTCGGATCATCACCCTGGTTTTGATAGT GGAGGTATTTTATGGTTCCAGAACTTGACTGTATATCCACACGGTGTGTTGGGACTTATTCTCCCATTCTGCATTGCAGGCTTGCATTTCACTAATGTTCAG TTGTCCTTTGCGAGGTCACCACTTCAGCATTTACCAGATTCCTTAGGATCCTTAGCAAAG GGATACAAGAGTTATTTGTTGATTTTGATTCTGCCTATATTGCTTACTACATTTAATGTTCCCCAG GGCTGCTTAGTTTATTGGCTTTCAAATAGTACATTGACCTTGATACAG CAATCATGCCTTCGCAATCCCACTTTACTCAATTATTTGGGGGCTCCTAAAGTGAGTGCTCCAGTAGAAGCACTGActgttaaaaaaaatgacaGTGCCGGAGTAGCAGATATCGTTTTAATGACTAAGGAAGGAGAAGTACATGCCCAAACCTTATCACCTGTCGAACTGGTCAAT TACTCAATCAAAGTTTTATCTGCTGGCCGCAAAGATACTGCAATCATGTGTCTAAG AATTGCCCTTGGAAAGGACCCTGGGTTTGTCAGAGCCATGCTTATTATGGGGCAGACACTGATACAGAACAAACAACTCGGTGAGGCTACTGAGTGCTTAGAAACTGCAGTTTCAAAG CTCCTTGTTGATGGCTATCCTACAGAAGCTGAAGATGTCGATCTATTGATTCTTTCGTCTCAATGGGCGGGTATTGCTAATGTGCAGCAG GGGAAGATGGAAAAGGGTCTTGTGCACCTAGAAAGAATAGCTCAACTCAAAGAACCCGAGGATTCAAAGAGCAAGGCCCACTACTACGACGGTTTACTCGTTCTTTCAAG TGCTCTAGCGAATGTAGACCGCGAAGACGAGGCGCTGAAGTACTTGCAGATGGCTGCTGCATATGACCCTTCTTACAGTGTGTACATTGAGCATTTGAAAAATGATTCGAAGAAGCTTAGCAGCGATCCATCTAACAGCGGCAAgtag
- the LOC130989738 gene encoding ALBINO3-like protein 2, chloroplastic isoform X3: MRLSTITKFRRARPAAAERRHFLCYYSSSYSSHSLINSSHHHHRDDRRNYSPRRSSVLYWHSSLDCSSSPRRFSAQSGAFEPGERFLPVQTLIYLLDSYHDVTGLPWWIIICSSTVAMRLAIFPLIVLQLKKLRMIGELLPKLPPPIPPPLSGRSFRDQFALFWMEKEAARCPSVLWFFSSVAVQVPCFFLWLMTIRKMSLDHHPGFDMGGILWSLNLTEYPHGALGPIFPLCIAGLHFANVQIYKVYLQLLTLPILIATFYVPQGSLIYWFTNSTFSLIQLLCLHNPNVREYLGLSEMNASAVSPTVIQREHSSLAAYTVIRTKEGEMSAETLSPEDLVSLSIQVLSGGQKDGAIALLRVALDKDPGHVRAWLIMGQTLLQKEHYAEAAECLDKAISMVCTITSIQLLVAGNPTGVEEVDLLILSSQWAGTANMLQGKTEEGLVHLERIAQMKEPQDSKSKAHYYDGLIILSSALVSVNRRAEAFKYLHKAAAYNPAFYGYIEQLEAEVRGFASDLSNSNRYL; encoded by the exons ATGCGACTCTCGACCATAACTAAATTCCGCCGCGCTcggccggcggcggcggagcgCCGCCACTTCTTGTGCTACTACTCTTCCTCTTACTCTTCGCATTCGCTGATTAATAGCTCACACCACCACCACCGTGACGATCGGCGTAATTACAGTCCTCGACGATCGTCGGTGCTATACTGGCACTCATCTCTCGATTGCAGTTCCTCTCCTCGACGATTCTCAGCTCAGTCCGGCGCCTTTGAACCGGGCGAGCGGTTTCTTCCGGTTCAAACGCTCATCTACTTGCTCGATTCTTATCACGATGTTACTGGCTTGCCCTG GTGGATCATAATCTGTTCATCTACTGTGGCTATGAGGCTTGCAATATTTCCTTTGATTGTGTTGCAACTTAAAAAATTGAGGATGATAGGAGAGCTGCTGCCTAAAT TACCTCCGCCTATTCCACCACCTCTGTCAGGACGAAGTTTCAGAGACCAATTTGCCCTTTTCTGGATGGAAAAGGAGGCAGCTCGGTGCCCTTCAGTGCTTTGGTTCTTCTCCTCGGTTGCTGTTCAG GTGCCTTGCTTTTTCTTGTGGCTCATGACTATTCGTAAAATGTCACTGGATCATCACCCTGGTTTCGATATG GGGGGGATATTATGGTCATTGAACTTGACTGAATATCCACATGGAGCATTGGGGCCTATTTTCCCTCTGTGCATTGCAGGCTTGCATTTCGCTAATGTTCAG ATATACAAGGTTTATTTGCAACTGCTGACACTGCCTATATTGATTGCTACTTTCTATGTTCCCCAG GGATCCTTAATATATTGGTTTACCAATAGTACATTCAGTCTCATACAG CTATTATGTCTCCACAATCCTAATGTTCGCGAGTATTTGGGGCTTTCTGAAATGAATGCTTCAGCGGTATCTCCAACTGTCATTCAAAGAGAACACAGCTCTTTAGCAGCATATACAGTTATACGGACCAAAGAGGGAGAAATGTCTGCAGAAACCCTATCACCTGAAGACTTAGTTTCC CTTTCGATCCAAGTCTTAAGTGGTGGCCAAAAAGATGGTGCAATTGCATTACTTAG AGTTGCGCTCGACAAGGATCCTGGGCATGTAAGAGCTTGGCTTATTATGGGGCAAACGCTGTTACAAAAAGAACATTATGCTGAAGCTGCTGAGTGCCTAGACAAGGCTATTTCAATG GTTTGCACTATAACTTCGATTCAGCTACTTGTCGCCGGGAATCCTACAGGAGTTGAAGAAGTTGATCTTTTGATTCTTTCGTCTCAATGGGCGGGTACTGCAAACATGCTTCAG GGAAAGACAGAAGAGGGTCTTGTGCACCTAGAAAGAATAGCTCAGATGAAAGAGCCCCAAGATTCAAAGAGCAAAGCCCACTACTACGACGGTTTAATCATCCTCTCAAG CGCTTTAGTGAGTGTGAACCGCAGAGCTGAGGCGTTCAAGTACTTGCACAAGGCTGCTGCTTACAATCCTGCCTTCTATGGGTATATCGAACAATTGGAAGCCGAAGTAAGGGGGTTCGCCAGCGATCTATCTAACAGCAACAGATATCTATAA
- the LOC130989738 gene encoding ALBINO3-like protein 2, chloroplastic isoform X1, whose protein sequence is MRLSTITKFRRARPAAAERRHFLCYYSSSYSSHSLINSSHHHHRDDRRNYSPRRSSVLYWHSSLDCSSSPRRFSAQSGAFEPGERFLPVQTLIYLLDSYHDVTGLPWWIIICSSTVAMRLAIFPLIVLQLKKLRMIGELLPKLPPPIPPPLSGRSFRDQFALFWMEKEAARCPSVLWFFSSVAVQVPCFFLWLMTIRKMSLDHHPGFDMGGILWSLNLTEYPHGALGPIFPLCIAGLHFANVQLSLRNSSLQHVPGTLKLLAKIYKVYLQLLTLPILIATFYVPQGSLIYWFTNSTFSLIQLLCLHNPNVREYLGLSEMNASAVSPTVIQREHSSLAAYTVIRTKEGEMSAETLSPEDLVSLSIQVLSGGQKDGAIALLRVALDKDPGHVRAWLIMGQTLLQKEHYAEAAECLDKAISMVCTITSIQLLVAGNPTGVEEVDLLILSSQWAGTANMLQGKTEEGLVHLERIAQMKEPQDSKSKAHYYDGLIILSSALVSVNRRAEAFKYLHKAAAYNPAFYGYIEQLEAEVRGFASDLSNSNRYL, encoded by the exons ATGCGACTCTCGACCATAACTAAATTCCGCCGCGCTcggccggcggcggcggagcgCCGCCACTTCTTGTGCTACTACTCTTCCTCTTACTCTTCGCATTCGCTGATTAATAGCTCACACCACCACCACCGTGACGATCGGCGTAATTACAGTCCTCGACGATCGTCGGTGCTATACTGGCACTCATCTCTCGATTGCAGTTCCTCTCCTCGACGATTCTCAGCTCAGTCCGGCGCCTTTGAACCGGGCGAGCGGTTTCTTCCGGTTCAAACGCTCATCTACTTGCTCGATTCTTATCACGATGTTACTGGCTTGCCCTG GTGGATCATAATCTGTTCATCTACTGTGGCTATGAGGCTTGCAATATTTCCTTTGATTGTGTTGCAACTTAAAAAATTGAGGATGATAGGAGAGCTGCTGCCTAAAT TACCTCCGCCTATTCCACCACCTCTGTCAGGACGAAGTTTCAGAGACCAATTTGCCCTTTTCTGGATGGAAAAGGAGGCAGCTCGGTGCCCTTCAGTGCTTTGGTTCTTCTCCTCGGTTGCTGTTCAG GTGCCTTGCTTTTTCTTGTGGCTCATGACTATTCGTAAAATGTCACTGGATCATCACCCTGGTTTCGATATG GGGGGGATATTATGGTCATTGAACTTGACTGAATATCCACATGGAGCATTGGGGCCTATTTTCCCTCTGTGCATTGCAGGCTTGCATTTCGCTAATGTTCAG CTGTCTCTTCGAAATTCATCACTTCAACACGTTCCAGGCACCTTAAAATTATTAGCAAAG ATATACAAGGTTTATTTGCAACTGCTGACACTGCCTATATTGATTGCTACTTTCTATGTTCCCCAG GGATCCTTAATATATTGGTTTACCAATAGTACATTCAGTCTCATACAG CTATTATGTCTCCACAATCCTAATGTTCGCGAGTATTTGGGGCTTTCTGAAATGAATGCTTCAGCGGTATCTCCAACTGTCATTCAAAGAGAACACAGCTCTTTAGCAGCATATACAGTTATACGGACCAAAGAGGGAGAAATGTCTGCAGAAACCCTATCACCTGAAGACTTAGTTTCC CTTTCGATCCAAGTCTTAAGTGGTGGCCAAAAAGATGGTGCAATTGCATTACTTAG AGTTGCGCTCGACAAGGATCCTGGGCATGTAAGAGCTTGGCTTATTATGGGGCAAACGCTGTTACAAAAAGAACATTATGCTGAAGCTGCTGAGTGCCTAGACAAGGCTATTTCAATG GTTTGCACTATAACTTCGATTCAGCTACTTGTCGCCGGGAATCCTACAGGAGTTGAAGAAGTTGATCTTTTGATTCTTTCGTCTCAATGGGCGGGTACTGCAAACATGCTTCAG GGAAAGACAGAAGAGGGTCTTGTGCACCTAGAAAGAATAGCTCAGATGAAAGAGCCCCAAGATTCAAAGAGCAAAGCCCACTACTACGACGGTTTAATCATCCTCTCAAG CGCTTTAGTGAGTGTGAACCGCAGAGCTGAGGCGTTCAAGTACTTGCACAAGGCTGCTGCTTACAATCCTGCCTTCTATGGGTATATCGAACAATTGGAAGCCGAAGTAAGGGGGTTCGCCAGCGATCTATCTAACAGCAACAGATATCTATAA